A genome region from Ralstonia solanacearum K60 includes the following:
- a CDS encoding IS701 family transposase, protein MARSLGHADRVEPFRGYCTGLMLPVKRKSVEPMAAHLSPERVRSEHQRLHHFVADAPWSDDLVLDAVGSYVLERISRRAGSPEALIIDDTGFPKKGKHSVGVARQYCGQLGKQDNCQVAVSISLANEHFSLPVRYQLYLPQSWADDPQRRKHAKVPEALEFVTKPMLALQLLENLGEVGSLPELVLADAGYGASTEFREQLTAMGFTYMVGVTGTVSLQSQALAPLQAKELAMQLPSRRFRTVTWREGTNCALSSRFAAVRVHCASRAARPSEASAEQWLLIEWPKAEVEPTKYFLSTLPADTPIKELVRLAKLRWRIERDYQELKQELGLGHFEGRSWRGFHHHATLCIAAYGFLVTERLVVQKKTPAHRLLGEVSSLPEGFRPRGATA, encoded by the coding sequence ATGGCCCGGTCGCTTGGACACGCTGACCGTGTCGAGCCGTTTCGTGGCTACTGCACGGGGTTGATGCTGCCGGTTAAGCGTAAGAGCGTTGAGCCCATGGCGGCGCATTTGTCGCCAGAGCGGGTACGTTCGGAACACCAACGTCTGCATCACTTTGTGGCCGATGCGCCGTGGTCGGACGACTTGGTGCTTGATGCGGTGGGCAGTTACGTACTTGAGCGAATTAGCCGGCGCGCGGGTTCGCCTGAGGCGCTGATTATTGACGATACCGGTTTTCCGAAGAAGGGTAAGCACTCGGTCGGGGTCGCTCGGCAGTACTGCGGCCAATTGGGTAAGCAGGACAACTGCCAGGTCGCAGTCAGCATCTCGCTTGCCAATGAACACTTCAGTCTGCCGGTGCGCTACCAACTGTATTTGCCGCAAAGCTGGGCAGATGACCCACAACGGCGTAAGCATGCCAAAGTGCCCGAGGCGCTGGAGTTCGTCACCAAGCCGATGCTCGCGCTGCAACTGCTTGAGAACCTCGGCGAAGTGGGATCGCTGCCCGAACTGGTTCTGGCTGACGCCGGTTACGGGGCGAGCACGGAGTTCCGCGAGCAACTCACGGCGATGGGCTTCACTTATATGGTCGGGGTGACCGGGACGGTCAGCTTGCAGTCGCAAGCGCTGGCGCCGCTGCAAGCAAAGGAGCTGGCCATGCAATTGCCGTCGCGACGCTTTCGCACTGTCACGTGGCGCGAAGGCACCAACTGCGCCTTGTCGTCGCGTTTTGCGGCGGTACGGGTGCATTGCGCCTCCCGCGCAGCCCGGCCAAGCGAGGCCAGCGCGGAGCAATGGTTGCTCATCGAGTGGCCCAAGGCAGAAGTCGAACCGACCAAGTATTTCCTCAGTACGTTGCCGGCTGATACGCCAATCAAGGAACTCGTGCGACTCGCAAAACTGCGCTGGCGTATTGAGCGCGATTACCAGGAGCTCAAGCAGGAACTCGGCTTGGGGCATTTCGAGGGACGCAGCTGGCGCGGCTTTCACCACCACGCGACGCTGTGCATAGCGGCTTACGGCTTTCTCGTCACGGAACGTTTGGTGGTGCAAAAAAAAACTCCAGCTCATCGGTTACTCGGCGAGGTGTCTTCCTTACCCGAAGGCTTCCGGCCCCGGGGCGCCACTGCGTAA
- the gspG gene encoding type II secretion system major pseudopilin GspG — MPELSKLKPMQPTRGFTLLELLVVVAIIGLLAAYVGPRYFAQLGKSEVGVAKAQIQALEKAVDQYRLDTGHFPTTEQGLKALFTAPAGEARWGGPYLKKDVPLDPWGHAYEYRQPGTNGREYDILSYGHDGAAGGEGENADLTN, encoded by the coding sequence ATGCCCGAATTGTCGAAACTGAAGCCGATGCAGCCAACCCGTGGTTTCACGCTGCTTGAATTGCTGGTCGTTGTCGCGATCATCGGCCTGCTGGCCGCGTATGTCGGGCCGCGCTACTTTGCGCAGCTCGGCAAATCGGAGGTCGGCGTAGCCAAGGCGCAGATCCAGGCATTGGAGAAAGCGGTCGACCAGTACCGGCTCGACACCGGGCATTTCCCCACGACCGAACAGGGCCTCAAGGCGCTCTTCACCGCGCCGGCGGGAGAAGCGCGCTGGGGCGGCCCCTACTTGAAGAAGGACGTGCCGCTCGACCCCTGGGGCCATGCCTATGAATACCGCCAGCCCGGCACCAACGGCCGCGAGTACGACATCCTCTCCTACGGCCACGACGGCGCGGCCGGCGGCGAAGGCGAAAACGCCGACCTGACGAACTGA
- a CDS encoding type II secretion system protein, producing the protein MRTGKARGFAYPALLVGILVFGIGLAKTGEWASQLQRRDDELGLRRAGASVVVAIKSYYYSSPGLPRALPKSLADLVDDPRFPVTRHHLRDIPFDPITRSKDWGIVRAPDGGVTGIYSKGSGRPLAAYSPTGTETPRMQSSYADWKFVFDPNER; encoded by the coding sequence ATGCGGACTGGTAAGGCGCGCGGCTTCGCCTACCCCGCACTGCTCGTCGGCATCCTGGTGTTCGGCATCGGGCTGGCCAAGACGGGCGAGTGGGCGTCGCAGCTGCAGCGTCGCGACGATGAGCTGGGACTGCGGCGGGCGGGCGCGAGCGTGGTCGTCGCCATCAAGAGCTACTACTATTCGTCGCCCGGCCTGCCGCGCGCGCTGCCGAAGTCGTTGGCGGACCTGGTCGATGACCCGCGCTTTCCGGTGACGCGACACCATCTGCGGGACATCCCGTTCGACCCGATCACGCGCTCGAAGGATTGGGGTATCGTGCGCGCGCCGGATGGCGGCGTGACCGGCATCTACTCGAAAGGAAGCGGCCGGCCGCTGGCGGCGTACAGCCCGACCGGAACCGAGACGCCCCGGATGCAGTCGAGCTATGCCGATTGGAAATTTGTATTCGATCCGAATGAAAGGTGA
- a CDS encoding type II secretion system protein: MKSAKCAGYSLIELGVVLAVLATLAVLATPVAQLMNKRAKEHQLRVSLERIRDALDAYKRAVDTGEIQSPGTLSGYPPTLAALVNGVPSARDPDHRTLYFLRAIPRDPFAPASLAAEQSWALRSYRSPAEAPQPGEDVYDVHSSSEGIGLDGRPYKQW; the protein is encoded by the coding sequence ATGAAGTCGGCCAAGTGCGCGGGCTACAGCCTGATCGAACTGGGCGTGGTGCTGGCCGTGCTGGCCACGCTGGCGGTGCTGGCCACGCCCGTGGCGCAGTTGATGAACAAGCGCGCCAAGGAACACCAACTGCGCGTGAGCCTGGAGCGGATCCGCGACGCGCTGGACGCCTACAAGCGTGCCGTCGACACCGGCGAGATCCAGTCGCCCGGGACGCTGTCCGGCTATCCGCCGACCCTGGCCGCGCTGGTCAACGGCGTACCGTCGGCCCGCGATCCGGACCACCGCACGCTCTATTTCCTGCGAGCCATTCCGCGCGACCCGTTCGCGCCGGCCTCGCTCGCGGCAGAGCAGAGCTGGGCGCTGCGCAGCTACCGCTCCCCGGCGGAGGCGCCCCAACCTGGCGAAGACGTGTACGACGTGCATTCTTCCAGCGAAGGCATCGGCCTCGATGGCCGGCCGTACAAGCAATGGTGA
- a CDS encoding type IV pilin protein — MVTTRRPCRRGFTLIELMVVMAVIALLTTIALPHYFKHVDTAKERVLRANLETARDAIDKFYADRNQYPASLAELVTQRYLKTLPMDPITDRADSWKLLTAPGGEPGVYDLRSGAPGKSMDGTPYADW, encoded by the coding sequence ATGGTGACGACCCGACGCCCCTGCCGGCGTGGCTTCACGCTGATCGAGCTGATGGTCGTCATGGCCGTCATCGCCTTGCTGACCACGATCGCGCTGCCGCATTACTTCAAGCACGTGGATACCGCCAAGGAGCGCGTCCTGCGCGCGAACCTGGAGACGGCCCGCGATGCCATCGACAAGTTCTACGCCGACCGCAACCAGTATCCGGCGTCGCTGGCGGAGTTGGTCACGCAGCGCTACCTGAAAACCTTGCCGATGGACCCGATCACGGACCGCGCCGACAGCTGGAAGCTGCTGACCGCGCCCGGCGGCGAACCCGGGGTCTACGATCTGCGCAGCGGCGCGCCGGGCAAATCCATGGACGGAACACCGTATGCGGACTGGTAA
- a CDS encoding GspE/PulE family protein: MSGLAPDWTTFGSSLRAARLARGNGSLAVALAEQAGMPAQALVAAAAGRFGFHVLEAEGDLAPLVTLDPISLKDCRQHRILPLRIAGDWVIAMDDPWDEALVRWVNEKLGHARLAWMDGHHSLAILERALSTASASALLAQRGAEQTVQDQEVGRVVSHDSIESTESAVVRFLDAVLLDAWRAGASDIHVETSRSGLHIKLRLDGVLVPGPAFTGARSPSEVLNRIKVLAQLDIGETRLPQDGRFRVRLEGRDVDMRVSIMPNVFGEDAVIRLLDKAQLRGASETLTLEALGFDTAATATIRRLTKEPHGMLLVTGPTGSGKTTTLYAALSEINTGRDKIITIEDPVEYELSGILQIPVNEKKGLTFARGLRSVLRHDPDQILVGEIRDSETAEIAVQAALTGHLVFTSVHANSALDVVGRFLHMGVDPYNFMSALIGIVSQRLLRLKCPECAPASPDPGCRSVGCPACRYTGYRGRTVVWEIVPVNDTIRELVIRREPLRLIREQSRQMGVVSLRDQAVRMVERGLTTFEEIDRVVSPNE; the protein is encoded by the coding sequence ATGTCCGGACTGGCGCCCGATTGGACCACTTTCGGCAGCTCGCTGCGTGCCGCACGCTTGGCGCGCGGCAACGGCAGCCTGGCGGTGGCGCTCGCCGAGCAGGCCGGCATGCCGGCGCAGGCGCTGGTCGCGGCGGCGGCCGGCCGCTTCGGCTTCCATGTGCTGGAGGCGGAAGGCGACCTCGCCCCGCTGGTCACGCTCGACCCGATCTCCCTCAAGGACTGCCGCCAGCACAGGATCCTGCCGCTGCGCATTGCCGGCGATTGGGTCATCGCCATGGACGACCCGTGGGACGAGGCACTGGTGCGCTGGGTCAACGAGAAGCTCGGCCACGCCCGGCTGGCGTGGATGGACGGCCATCACAGCCTTGCCATCCTCGAACGCGCCCTGAGCACGGCCTCGGCGTCCGCCCTGCTTGCCCAGCGCGGCGCAGAGCAGACGGTCCAGGACCAGGAAGTCGGCCGGGTCGTTTCACACGACTCCATCGAATCGACGGAAAGCGCCGTGGTGCGCTTCCTGGATGCCGTCTTGCTCGACGCATGGCGTGCCGGCGCCAGCGATATCCACGTCGAGACCTCCCGCTCCGGCCTGCACATCAAGCTGCGGCTGGATGGCGTGCTGGTCCCCGGCCCCGCATTCACGGGGGCGCGCTCGCCGAGCGAGGTCCTGAACCGGATCAAGGTGCTGGCCCAGCTGGACATCGGCGAGACCCGGCTGCCGCAGGACGGCCGCTTCCGGGTGCGGCTGGAAGGACGCGATGTCGACATGCGCGTCTCCATCATGCCCAACGTGTTCGGCGAAGATGCCGTCATCCGCTTGCTGGACAAGGCACAGCTGCGCGGCGCCTCGGAAACGCTCACGCTCGAGGCGCTGGGCTTCGACACCGCCGCCACCGCCACCATTCGCCGGCTGACCAAGGAGCCGCACGGCATGCTGCTGGTGACCGGCCCCACCGGCAGCGGCAAGACCACCACGCTGTATGCCGCGCTCTCCGAAATCAATACCGGGCGCGACAAGATCATCACCATCGAAGACCCGGTCGAGTACGAGCTGTCGGGCATCCTGCAAATTCCCGTCAACGAGAAGAAAGGCCTGACGTTCGCCCGCGGCCTGCGCTCGGTCTTGCGCCACGACCCGGACCAGATCCTGGTGGGCGAAATCCGCGATTCCGAAACGGCGGAGATTGCCGTGCAGGCCGCGCTGACCGGCCACCTGGTCTTCACCTCCGTGCACGCGAACTCGGCGCTCGATGTGGTCGGCCGCTTCCTGCACATGGGCGTCGACCCCTACAACTTCATGTCGGCGCTGATCGGCATCGTGTCGCAGCGGCTGCTGCGCCTGAAATGCCCCGAATGCGCCCCCGCCTCGCCGGACCCGGGCTGCCGGTCCGTCGGATGCCCGGCGTGCCGGTACACCGGGTACCGGGGCCGTACCGTCGTCTGGGAGATCGTCCCCGTCAACGACACCATCCGCGAACTCGTGATCCGGCGCGAACCGCTGCGGCTGATCCGCGAGCAGAGCCGCCAGATGGGCGTGGTGTCGCTGCGCGACCAGGCGGTGCGCATGGTGGAGCGCGGCCTGACGACGTTTGAGGAAATCGACCGCGTGGTGTCGCCCAATGAATGA
- a CDS encoding type IV pilus secretin PilQ produces the protein MTDGAYEDALTTLDAGIAKYPESATLRVARRTTQDTIADRLIQQAGKELNAGKRTAAQATLKRLLEIEPQNDHALALLQSIKRDEQTAAALETAKQKTGSGTPEAALTAIEGALRGDPKNRRLLEAQAALEQQSRQRDLPQVKGGASKQPINLDFRDASVRMIFEAMARSTGINFILDKDVRPDLKTTVFIRQAKLEDALDLILSTTQLNKKMMNGSTILIYPNTPEKQRDYQDLVVRAFYLTNAEAKQTGAMLKTMLKIREPYIDERANMVVIRESPDVVRLAERLVELQDRNDSEVVLEVEVLEVSSNKLTQLGIQYPNSFTLTPLSATGATSLTLSDFKGLNSDRIGVSTPSAVLNLRRELGDTDLLANPKIRAKNHEKAKILIGDKLPVITTTSTSTGFVSESVQYIDVGLKLEVEPSISPDDEVSMKINLEVSSLTNQITTRSGTVAYQIGTRSANTVLKLHDGETQLLAGLIKTQQTSSAARIPGLGDIPLLGRLFSSQTDNGVRNEIVLSITPRVVKPSHRPETNFMEFWSGTETNARARRTLPDGQAPAESKAADSTPAAAAVATDQPVAASENPATAPSEGGGIALTMNGPSSAKAGEAFWVSLNLRTDAALRSMPIQLAYDKERFAFDSVEAGSLFSGQKAAPNLAKTDLPAVGRVMVTLSAADNAPLTGQGEWAKLRFRAKAAGTGAISMATATPVGLTTAPQPPQMPAPVSVSVK, from the coding sequence TTGACCGACGGCGCCTATGAAGACGCGCTGACAACGCTGGATGCCGGCATTGCCAAGTATCCCGAGAGCGCGACCTTGCGCGTGGCGCGCCGTACCACCCAGGACACCATCGCGGATCGGCTGATCCAGCAAGCCGGCAAGGAACTCAACGCCGGCAAGCGCACCGCGGCGCAGGCCACCCTCAAGCGCCTGCTGGAGATCGAGCCCCAGAACGACCACGCCCTCGCGCTGCTGCAATCGATCAAGCGCGATGAGCAGACCGCCGCCGCGCTGGAAACCGCCAAGCAGAAAACCGGCAGCGGCACGCCGGAGGCCGCTCTTACCGCCATCGAAGGCGCGCTGCGCGGCGATCCGAAAAACCGTCGTCTGCTGGAAGCACAAGCCGCGCTCGAGCAACAATCGCGGCAGCGCGATCTGCCCCAGGTCAAAGGCGGTGCATCCAAGCAGCCGATCAACCTGGATTTCCGCGATGCCAGCGTCCGGATGATTTTCGAGGCCATGGCGCGCAGCACGGGCATCAATTTCATCCTCGACAAGGATGTCCGCCCGGACCTGAAAACCACCGTATTTATCCGCCAGGCGAAGCTGGAGGACGCGCTCGACCTGATTCTGAGCACCACGCAGCTCAATAAGAAGATGATGAATGGGTCGACCATCCTCATCTATCCCAACACGCCGGAAAAACAGCGCGATTATCAAGACCTGGTGGTCCGGGCGTTCTATTTGACGAATGCCGAAGCCAAGCAGACCGGCGCAATGCTCAAGACGATGCTCAAGATCCGGGAGCCGTATATCGATGAGCGCGCCAATATGGTGGTGATTCGCGAATCGCCGGATGTGGTGCGGCTGGCCGAGCGGCTGGTGGAGCTCCAGGACCGCAATGATTCGGAAGTGGTGCTGGAAGTCGAGGTGCTGGAAGTCAGTTCGAACAAGCTGACCCAATTGGGCATTCAGTATCCCAACAGTTTCACGCTGACGCCGCTGTCGGCGACCGGTGCGACCTCGCTCACGCTGAGCGACTTCAAGGGGCTGAACAGCGATCGGATCGGCGTGAGCACGCCCAGTGCCGTGCTCAACCTGCGGCGCGAGCTCGGAGACACCGATCTGCTGGCGAACCCGAAGATCCGTGCCAAGAACCACGAGAAGGCCAAGATCCTGATCGGCGACAAGCTGCCGGTGATCACCACGACCTCCACCTCGACGGGGTTCGTGTCGGAAAGCGTGCAGTACATCGATGTCGGCCTGAAGCTGGAAGTCGAGCCGTCGATCTCGCCGGACGACGAGGTCAGCATGAAGATCAATCTCGAAGTCAGTTCGCTGACCAACCAGATCACGACCCGCAGCGGCACTGTCGCCTACCAGATCGGCACGCGCAGCGCGAACACCGTGCTCAAGCTGCACGACGGCGAAACGCAGTTGCTGGCCGGCCTGATCAAGACACAGCAGACCTCGAGCGCCGCCCGCATTCCCGGGCTGGGCGACATTCCGCTGCTGGGCCGACTGTTCTCTTCGCAGACCGATAACGGCGTGCGCAATGAGATCGTGCTGTCCATCACGCCGCGCGTCGTCAAGCCGTCGCATCGGCCCGAGACCAACTTCATGGAGTTCTGGTCCGGCACCGAGACCAATGCCCGTGCACGCCGCACCTTGCCGGATGGCCAAGCGCCCGCTGAGAGCAAAGCCGCTGACAGTACGCCGGCGGCCGCAGCTGTGGCAACGGATCAACCGGTGGCCGCGAGCGAGAATCCGGCCACGGCGCCCTCGGAAGGCGGCGGCATCGCACTGACCATGAATGGCCCGTCGAGCGCCAAGGCGGGCGAGGCGTTCTGGGTCTCGCTGAACCTGCGCACGGACGCCGCGCTGCGCAGCATGCCGATCCAGCTAGCCTACGACAAGGAGCGTTTCGCGTTCGATAGCGTCGAAGCCGGGTCGCTCTTCTCCGGCCAGAAAGCCGCACCGAACCTGGCCAAGACCGATCTGCCGGCCGTGGGCCGCGTGATGGTCACGCTCTCGGCCGCGGACAACGCGCCGCTCACCGGGCAGGGTGAATGGGCCAAGCTGCGCTTCCGTGCCAAGGCCGCCGGGACCGGCGCCATCTCGATGGCAACGGCAACGCCGGTCGGCCTGACCACGGCACCGCAGCCGCCGCAGATGCCGGCGCCGGTGTCCGTCTCCGTCAAGTAA
- a CDS encoding type II secretion system F family protein has protein sequence MQFKVSTFHPDTARVSTRTVAADDRASVETLLKAEGAMVLSIEPIENRLARSLKIKSRRRKVDAGLVCIELGGLLRAGLTVSEALDSLAHRDDHPNVDVYRRLYDGLLSGLPLSEAMKQVEGIFPGILVAAIQANERSGRIPDALDEYAKYAQAQEALRKKVVSAAVYPATVIGFGLLVVLFLLAYVIPRFAMVYDGTAMQMSGPTRILLAVGHFIHEQGWGLLVGIVLLGVIVADQFARRNAAQRLLNAVGGMWPFKKLGERFQQARICASLAMLTRGGYDFPEAMRLASPLAISASTRTQLDAARERILEGVLVSHALMQTDFSDGFAVRILQAGERVGDLAGSFDMLAQTYRRELETMLERTMRLVEPILLMTVASLIGAIVVLMYLPIFDLAGAI, from the coding sequence ATGCAGTTCAAGGTCAGCACGTTCCATCCGGACACCGCGCGCGTATCCACACGCACGGTCGCGGCAGACGACCGGGCCTCGGTGGAAACGCTTCTGAAGGCGGAAGGCGCGATGGTCCTGTCCATCGAGCCGATCGAGAACCGGCTGGCGCGCTCGCTCAAGATCAAGAGCCGGCGCCGCAAGGTGGACGCCGGGCTGGTCTGCATCGAGCTGGGCGGCCTGCTGCGTGCCGGCCTCACCGTCTCGGAGGCGCTGGATTCGCTGGCCCATCGCGACGACCATCCCAACGTCGACGTGTATCGACGGCTGTACGACGGCCTGCTGAGCGGCCTGCCCCTGTCCGAGGCGATGAAGCAGGTCGAAGGGATCTTCCCCGGCATCCTGGTCGCCGCGATCCAGGCCAACGAACGCTCGGGGCGGATTCCCGATGCGCTCGACGAATACGCGAAGTACGCCCAGGCGCAGGAGGCGCTGCGCAAGAAAGTGGTCAGCGCCGCCGTCTATCCGGCGACGGTGATCGGCTTCGGCCTGCTGGTCGTGCTGTTCCTGCTGGCCTATGTGATCCCCCGGTTCGCGATGGTCTACGACGGCACGGCGATGCAGATGTCCGGCCCGACGCGGATACTCCTGGCCGTCGGCCATTTCATCCACGAGCAGGGATGGGGACTGCTGGTCGGCATCGTCCTGCTGGGCGTGATCGTGGCCGACCAGTTTGCCCGGCGCAATGCCGCGCAGCGGCTTCTGAACGCCGTCGGCGGCATGTGGCCGTTCAAGAAGCTGGGCGAGCGCTTCCAGCAGGCGCGCATCTGCGCCTCCCTGGCGATGCTGACCCGGGGCGGATACGACTTTCCGGAAGCCATGCGGCTCGCCTCGCCGCTGGCCATCTCCGCATCCACGCGCACCCAGCTCGACGCGGCACGGGAGCGCATCCTGGAAGGCGTACTGGTCAGCCACGCGCTGATGCAGACGGACTTCAGCGACGGCTTCGCGGTGCGCATCCTGCAGGCCGGCGAGCGGGTCGGCGATCTGGCCGGCAGCTTCGACATGCTGGCGCAGACCTACCGGCGCGAACTGGAAACCATGCTGGAGCGGACCATGCGCCTGGTCGAACCGATTCTGCTGATGACCGTGGCCAGCCTGATCGGCGCCATCGTCGTGCTGATGTACCTGCCCATTTTCGATCTTGCGGGAGCGATCTGA